The following are from one region of the Sandaracinus amylolyticus genome:
- a CDS encoding trypsin-like serine protease, translating into MEVDALIRKMLSMVAVITALAGCAPADEPGLDSDLDTKTDAIVGGTAFSGVPAVGALASGGSPFCTGTLITPTRVVTAAHCVAGTSASQITFITGPSASQVQTRTRVVRAVAHPGYNSRALTNDIAYLDLASQPAGVTPIGVLPANSMTSSWVGRNLLHVGYGVSDGRSQSGAGIKRAVNIPITQVSSTQFRYGATGRNTCNGDSGGPALHQDASGAYLVAGVTSYGDAYCTQYGVDTRVDAYLDFLGVSGGGPVDPPDDGGGDGGGEPETIRQSGSLAQGRAQFFDAIPVAAGSPFRAALSGTGDADLYVRFDARPTSSTYACRPYNGDSNELCELTVPAGASEAYVAVNGYTASEFDLTITYTPE; encoded by the coding sequence ATGGAGGTGGATGCGTTGATCCGGAAGATGCTCTCGATGGTCGCGGTGATCACGGCGCTCGCAGGTTGTGCGCCCGCCGACGAACCTGGCCTCGACTCCGATCTCGACACGAAGACCGATGCGATCGTCGGTGGCACTGCGTTCAGCGGCGTGCCCGCGGTCGGCGCGCTGGCGTCCGGCGGTTCGCCGTTCTGCACCGGCACGCTGATCACGCCGACGCGCGTGGTCACCGCGGCGCACTGCGTCGCGGGCACGAGCGCGTCGCAGATCACGTTCATCACCGGGCCCTCGGCCTCGCAGGTCCAGACGCGCACGCGCGTGGTCCGCGCGGTCGCGCACCCCGGCTACAACTCGCGCGCGCTGACGAACGACATCGCGTATCTCGATCTCGCGTCGCAGCCCGCGGGAGTGACGCCGATCGGCGTGCTGCCCGCGAACAGCATGACGTCGTCGTGGGTCGGTCGGAACCTGCTGCACGTCGGCTACGGCGTGAGCGACGGACGCAGTCAGAGCGGCGCGGGCATCAAGCGCGCGGTGAACATCCCGATCACGCAGGTGTCGAGCACGCAGTTCCGCTACGGAGCGACGGGCCGCAACACGTGCAACGGCGACTCGGGCGGCCCCGCGCTGCACCAGGACGCGAGCGGTGCGTACCTCGTCGCCGGCGTGACGTCGTACGGCGATGCGTACTGCACGCAGTACGGCGTGGACACGCGCGTCGACGCGTACCTCGACTTCCTCGGCGTGAGCGGCGGCGGGCCCGTCGATCCGCCGGACGACGGTGGTGGTGATGGTGGCGGGGAGCCCGAGACGATCCGCCAGTCGGGCTCGCTCGCGCAGGGCCGCGCGCAGTTCTTCGACGCGATCCCGGTCGCAGCGGGCTCGCCGTTCCGCGCAGCGCTGAGCGGCACCGGCGACGCCGATCTCTACGTGCGCTTCGACGCGCGCCCCACGAGCAGCACCTACGCGTGCCGCCCGTACAACGGTGACTCGAACGAGCTCTGCGAGCTGACCGTGCCCGCCGGCGCGAGCGAGGCGTACGTCGCGGTCAACGGCTACACCGCGAGCGAGTTCGACCTGACGATCACGTACACGCCCGAATGA
- a CDS encoding putative metal-binding motif-containing protein: MRRALSLFTLLFFAPLTLACGGSSPDPADGGDGFDASGSVDASQPPDDAPSSTDASTPDAYVAEPCESPGAIEAVACGRCGARDRFCTAELVWAYGPCEDEGECTAGTSRDTTCGNCGMRVERCSATCEWTTEAACEGQGECAPGTTLRATSDCPSGQTRELACTDACAYEPAGECEADPCPTPGEREDVPCGACGTRERFCTAEHVWAYGPCGDEGECMPGTTGRVACGRCGTRPAQCTTSCEWSPSGTCEGEGTCTPGTSGSCTTSCGTTGTAICEATCAPGTCMPPAESCNGADDDCDGARDETFTCVRGATRPCASACGSGVETCGASCGWGACSAPTSCCTDADGDGAGVGATCTIVDCDDTRADVRPGAPELCDFVDNDCAAGALDEGCRVRAARYVECTEHHWTSHLEDVGPYCSPLPASRAAGCSANGCALTTCGGTSCWAAECATTGACFTTYRRQEGALSSLVRLYHWNEAGSARNRYTTTPTPPLGYTAGAPVDLGFVATTAIAPPGLTPLALVECEWTPATGGLDYFLTTRESECSARGGTIAARLGYVWAP; encoded by the coding sequence ATGCGTCGCGCGCTCTCCCTCTTCACGTTGCTCTTCTTCGCACCGCTCACCCTCGCGTGCGGCGGGTCGTCGCCCGATCCCGCGGATGGAGGCGACGGCTTCGATGCGAGCGGCTCGGTCGACGCGAGCCAGCCACCCGACGACGCACCGAGCTCGACCGACGCGAGCACGCCCGACGCGTACGTGGCCGAGCCCTGCGAGAGCCCGGGGGCGATCGAGGCGGTCGCGTGTGGACGCTGCGGCGCCCGCGATCGCTTCTGCACCGCCGAGCTCGTGTGGGCCTACGGTCCCTGCGAGGACGAGGGCGAGTGCACGGCCGGCACCTCGCGCGACACGACGTGCGGCAACTGCGGGATGCGCGTCGAGCGATGCAGCGCGACGTGCGAGTGGACGACCGAGGCGGCGTGCGAAGGGCAGGGCGAGTGCGCGCCCGGCACGACCCTGCGCGCGACGAGCGACTGCCCGAGCGGTCAGACGCGCGAGCTCGCATGCACCGACGCGTGCGCCTACGAGCCCGCCGGTGAGTGCGAGGCGGACCCGTGCCCCACACCCGGTGAGCGCGAGGACGTGCCCTGCGGCGCGTGCGGCACCCGCGAGCGGTTCTGCACCGCCGAGCACGTGTGGGCGTACGGGCCGTGCGGCGACGAAGGCGAGTGCATGCCGGGCACGACCGGGCGCGTCGCATGTGGACGCTGCGGCACGCGCCCGGCGCAGTGCACGACGTCGTGCGAGTGGTCGCCGAGCGGCACCTGCGAAGGCGAAGGCACGTGCACCCCGGGCACCAGCGGATCGTGCACGACGTCGTGCGGCACCACCGGCACCGCGATCTGCGAGGCCACCTGCGCGCCGGGCACGTGCATGCCGCCCGCCGAGTCGTGCAACGGCGCCGACGACGACTGCGACGGCGCGCGCGACGAGACGTTCACGTGCGTGCGCGGTGCGACGCGGCCGTGCGCGAGCGCGTGCGGCAGTGGGGTCGAGACCTGCGGCGCCTCGTGCGGATGGGGCGCGTGCAGCGCGCCGACGAGCTGCTGCACCGACGCCGACGGAGACGGCGCGGGCGTGGGCGCGACCTGCACGATCGTCGACTGCGACGACACCCGCGCCGACGTGCGTCCGGGGGCGCCCGAGCTCTGCGACTTCGTCGACAACGACTGCGCCGCGGGCGCGCTCGACGAAGGCTGTCGCGTGCGTGCCGCGCGCTACGTCGAGTGCACCGAGCACCACTGGACGAGCCACCTCGAGGACGTGGGACCGTACTGCTCGCCGCTGCCTGCTTCGCGCGCGGCAGGCTGCTCCGCGAACGGCTGCGCGCTCACGACGTGCGGCGGCACGAGCTGCTGGGCCGCCGAGTGCGCGACCACTGGTGCGTGCTTCACGACGTATCGCCGCCAGGAAGGCGCGCTCTCGTCGCTGGTGCGCCTCTATCACTGGAACGAGGCGGGCAGCGCGCGCAATCGATACACCACCACGCCGACTCCGCCGCTCGGCTACACCGCGGGCGCACCGGTCGATCTCGGCTTCGTCGCGACCACCGCGATCGCACCGCCGGGCCTCACGCCGCTCGCGCTCGTCGAGTGCGAGTGGACGCCCGCGACCGGCGGGCTCGACTACTTCCTCACGACGCGCGAGAGCGAGTGCAGCGCGCGCGGCGGCACGATCGCCGCGCGGCTCGGCTACGTCTGGGCGCCGTGA
- a CDS encoding thioredoxin family protein, with amino-acid sequence MRLLDRLFGANKKVMPERVRDLDAYERLVVRSDRPVIVDVWSATCAPCKKLEPVLIEVATRYEGRVRVVEIGTADCDPRLLAKLDVRATPTLIVVKDGEELGRQTGWRPVEWFAQMIDAELSG; translated from the coding sequence ATGCGGCTCCTCGATCGGCTCTTCGGCGCGAACAAGAAGGTGATGCCCGAGCGGGTGCGCGATCTCGACGCGTACGAGCGGCTCGTGGTGCGCTCGGATCGCCCGGTGATCGTCGACGTGTGGAGCGCGACCTGCGCGCCGTGCAAGAAGCTCGAGCCGGTGCTGATCGAGGTGGCGACGCGCTACGAGGGTCGGGTTCGCGTGGTGGAGATCGGCACCGCGGACTGCGACCCGCGCCTGCTCGCGAAGCTCGACGTGCGCGCGACGCCGACGCTGATCGTCGTGAAGGACGGCGAGGAGCTCGGCAGGCAGACCGGGTGGCGCCCCGTCGAGTGGTTCGCGCAGATGATCGACGCCGAGCTCTCGGGTTAG
- a CDS encoding FAD-binding oxidoreductase, producing the protein MKNDGLTLVRLEGRPMRVDRSAIEALASSMQGSILEKGAPGYDGAREVWNAMVDRHPALIARCATPDDVVRCVQFARRNRALTSIRGGGHHIAGNALCEGGLTIDLSGMRGVRMTSGSTRVVVEGGARLADLDAMTQKRALAVPVGINSTTGVAGLTLGAGFGWISRKYGLTVDRLLSAEVVLASGDRVIASERENADLFWALRGGGGNFGVVTSFEFDAVPLGPEVIAGLIVHPLEHADDVLDFYARLTKNAPDELTVWAVLRGAPPLPFLPPEVHGKPAIVLAVCWVGDPKDGEAVLAPLREHGKPYGVHVGPTPYVGWQQAFDPLLTPGARNYWKTHYFEALPKGLWDVLVDHVKRMPSPLCEVFVGQLGGAVARIPEDATAYAYRATSYAMNVHTRWERAEDDARCIAWARSLFDAAAPFATGGGYLNFMPEDDQGRVAAAYGEHLPRLAQIKEKYDPENLFRVNVNIAPAKSAAKREAPPPPRP; encoded by the coding sequence ATGAAGAACGACGGACTCACGCTGGTGAGGCTCGAAGGGCGACCGATGCGCGTGGATCGCTCCGCGATCGAGGCGCTCGCGAGCTCGATGCAGGGCTCGATCCTCGAGAAGGGCGCACCGGGATACGACGGCGCGCGTGAGGTGTGGAACGCGATGGTCGATCGCCATCCGGCGCTGATCGCGCGCTGCGCCACGCCCGACGACGTCGTCCGGTGCGTGCAGTTCGCGCGACGCAACCGCGCGCTCACGTCGATCCGTGGCGGCGGGCACCACATCGCGGGCAACGCACTGTGCGAGGGCGGGCTCACCATCGATCTGAGCGGGATGCGCGGCGTGCGCATGACGAGCGGGAGCACGCGCGTGGTGGTCGAGGGTGGCGCGCGGCTCGCCGATCTCGACGCGATGACGCAGAAGCGCGCGCTCGCAGTGCCCGTCGGGATCAACTCGACGACCGGCGTCGCGGGCCTGACGCTCGGCGCGGGGTTCGGCTGGATCTCGCGGAAGTACGGGCTGACCGTCGATCGCCTCCTGTCGGCCGAGGTCGTGCTCGCGAGCGGCGATCGGGTGATCGCGAGCGAGCGCGAGAACGCGGATCTGTTCTGGGCGCTGCGCGGCGGCGGCGGGAACTTCGGCGTGGTCACGTCGTTCGAGTTCGATGCGGTGCCGCTCGGGCCCGAGGTGATCGCGGGCTTGATCGTGCATCCGCTGGAGCACGCCGACGACGTGCTCGACTTCTACGCGCGGCTCACCAAGAACGCGCCCGACGAGCTCACGGTCTGGGCGGTGCTGCGGGGCGCGCCGCCGCTGCCGTTCCTGCCCCCCGAGGTGCACGGCAAGCCCGCGATCGTGCTCGCGGTGTGCTGGGTCGGCGACCCGAAGGACGGCGAGGCGGTGCTCGCTCCGCTGCGCGAGCACGGCAAGCCGTACGGCGTCCACGTCGGGCCCACGCCCTACGTCGGATGGCAGCAGGCGTTCGATCCGCTGCTCACGCCGGGCGCGAGGAACTACTGGAAGACGCACTACTTCGAGGCGCTCCCGAAGGGCCTCTGGGACGTGCTCGTCGATCACGTGAAGCGCATGCCCTCGCCGCTCTGCGAGGTGTTCGTCGGTCAGCTCGGGGGCGCGGTCGCGCGCATCCCCGAGGACGCGACGGCGTACGCGTATCGCGCGACTTCGTACGCGATGAACGTGCACACGCGGTGGGAGCGCGCCGAGGACGACGCGCGGTGCATCGCGTGGGCGCGCAGCCTGTTCGATGCCGCAGCGCCGTTCGCGACGGGCGGCGGATACCTGAACTTCATGCCCGAGGACGACCAGGGTCGCGTCGCCGCGGCCTACGGCGAGCACCTTCCGCGGCTCGCGCAGATCAAGGAGAAGTACGACCCCGAGAACCTGTTCCGGGTGAACGTGAACATCGCGCCCGCGAAGAGCGCGGCGAAGCGAGAGGCCCCGCCGCCGCCGCGTCCGTGA